The Oscillospiraceae bacterium genome has a segment encoding these proteins:
- a CDS encoding MFS transporter: MAEQTGLKAKATGLIDNIKYYWTEPPKGKYMSFKEVAAYSVGGIGAYFLISMGAALVVSTTNMIVGGAIGVAPMDMYVLYLISTLANIPLTAVRANMVDNTRGKGGKYRPYLISMGIPTAVISLAYVWFPYDSMYSLFSGKIMGYEGGYIAKCVMVLIFNLLLQFFFNFFQDAYTNLIHVLSPNTQERTDVLAIKSVVYSLAPSIINIVLPLVAQFATNNDLYDIRVYRISYPVFAVLGMVLTIMVYANTQEKIVQAKTHTIQISFIDSFKAVAKNKYFWIIALAGWIGFLESAYGNILTWSYNYGHTCSGGTFALIQTLTGNASLWGMLLAPICIRKWGKKKVLIAVNFANIVCILSMIINMRSIWWLFICVYFNWLVGAFEQITTPAIQADIRDYQQYRSGERIDGMFATVLTIGNIVTLLTSAVLPAVYQRYGVYEGNGYKNSFDILDVNNGDPDLLYKLMSVLIIMAAVGAFLNMAPYFFYDFNEKKQKSVIRVLQVRSLFEDFGNKALNNHQIVEAIDMVNNAREMAVATPKTVDKSSYRNISDKAERKAAKKQYRADLEYNEEIEISQFVCKELDKFGLPVTQHQVAEYSKVYALGLDGIKSADLAELRRELAAAKAMPKDTEDEKEIRSFSIEIAKKKISAKKAHDKYYGTVKEFVSPDMEALTELFNREDDLDARIAELVEAKEVARKARDLDKVRELRAEIKNVQAQRKSVLAKSKALQDEFARFNRAAKPYNDAQKLLVQEENYKHFDEIAALYDEAKAAAAEEDKQKEARLAEKRAEEEAELARRKAEKAAKKRK; this comes from the coding sequence ATGGCAGAACAAACCGGCCTGAAAGCAAAAGCCACAGGCCTCATCGACAACATTAAGTACTACTGGACAGAACCGCCGAAAGGCAAGTATATGTCTTTCAAAGAGGTGGCTGCTTATTCCGTAGGCGGTATCGGCGCATACTTCTTGATTTCTATGGGCGCTGCGCTAGTCGTCTCTACCACAAATATGATCGTAGGCGGCGCAATCGGCGTTGCACCTATGGATATGTATGTGCTTTACCTGATTTCTACCTTGGCAAACATTCCGCTGACGGCGGTGCGTGCCAACATGGTAGATAATACACGCGGTAAGGGCGGTAAATATCGTCCCTACCTGATTTCTATGGGTATTCCTACCGCCGTGATTTCCTTGGCGTATGTGTGGTTCCCGTATGATTCTATGTATTCCTTATTCTCCGGTAAGATTATGGGGTACGAGGGCGGCTACATAGCTAAGTGCGTCATGGTATTGATCTTTAACTTGTTGCTGCAGTTCTTCTTTAACTTCTTCCAGGATGCATATACCAACTTGATTCACGTGCTTTCTCCCAATACGCAGGAGAGAACGGATGTTTTGGCAATCAAGAGCGTTGTGTATTCCTTAGCACCGTCTATCATCAATATCGTGCTGCCGTTGGTTGCGCAGTTTGCCACCAACAACGACCTGTATGATATTCGTGTGTATCGGATTTCTTACCCGGTGTTTGCCGTTCTCGGTATGGTGCTGACCATTATGGTTTATGCCAACACACAGGAAAAAATCGTGCAGGCTAAGACCCATACCATTCAGATTAGCTTTATTGACTCCTTTAAGGCAGTTGCCAAGAATAAGTATTTCTGGATTATTGCTTTGGCCGGATGGATTGGCTTCTTGGAGAGTGCATACGGCAATATTTTGACCTGGTCTTATAACTACGGTCATACCTGCAGTGGCGGTACATTCGCCTTGATTCAAACCTTGACCGGTAACGCTTCTTTGTGGGGTATGTTATTGGCCCCCATTTGTATTCGCAAGTGGGGCAAGAAGAAGGTACTGATTGCCGTAAACTTTGCAAACATTGTTTGTATTCTTTCTATGATTATCAATATGCGCAGCATTTGGTGGCTGTTTATCTGCGTGTACTTTAACTGGTTGGTTGGTGCATTTGAACAGATTACCACACCTGCCATTCAGGCAGATATTCGTGACTATCAGCAGTATCGTTCCGGTGAGCGTATTGACGGTATGTTTGCAACCGTGCTGACCATTGGTAATATCGTAACATTGCTGACCTCTGCCGTTCTGCCTGCTGTGTATCAGAGATACGGCGTGTATGAGGGCAACGGCTACAAAAACTCCTTTGATATTTTGGATGTAAACAACGGCGACCCGGACTTGCTGTACAAGCTGATGAGCGTGCTGATTATTATGGCTGCCGTGGGTGCATTCCTGAATATGGCGCCTTACTTCTTCTATGATTTTAATGAGAAGAAGCAAAAGAGCGTAATCCGCGTGTTGCAGGTGCGTTCTCTGTTTGAGGACTTTGGCAACAAGGCGCTGAATAATCACCAGATTGTTGAAGCCATTGATATGGTAAACAACGCCCGTGAAATGGCTGTTGCTACACCTAAGACCGTAGATAAGAGCAGCTATCGCAATATCAGCGATAAGGCAGAGCGTAAGGCTGCCAAAAAGCAGTATCGTGCTGATTTGGAATACAATGAGGAAATTGAGATTTCTCAGTTCGTCTGCAAAGAGCTGGATAAGTTCGGCCTGCCTGTAACGCAGCATCAGGTTGCGGAGTATTCTAAGGTATATGCGCTGGGTCTGGACGGCATTAAGTCTGCTGATTTGGCAGAGCTGCGTCGGGAGCTGGCTGCTGCGAAGGCTATGCCGAAGGATACGGAAGATGAGAAAGAAATCCGTAGTTTCTCTATTGAAATTGCTAAGAAAAAGATTTCTGCCAAGAAGGCACACGATAAGTATTACGGCACCGTAAAAGAATTCGTTTCTCCGGATATGGAGGCACTGACCGAGCTGTTCAATCGTGAGGACGACCTGGACGCGCGTATTGCTGAATTGGTTGAGGCCAAGGAAGTTGCCCGCAAGGCGAGGGACTTGGATAAGGTTCGTGAGTTGCGTGCTGAAATTAAGAATGTACAGGCACAGCGTAAGTCTGTATTGGCAAAATCTAAGGCTTTGCAGGACGAGTTTGCACGCTTTAACCGTGCGGCGAAGCCCTACAATGACGCACAGAAGCTGCTGGTACAGGAAGAGAATTACAAGCACTTTGACGAAATTGCCGCTTTGTATGATGAAGCAAAGGCTGCCGCTGCTGAGGAAGACAAGCAGAAGGAAGCTCGCTTAGCTGAGAAGCGTGCAGAGGAAGAGGCAGAACTGGCTCGCCGCAAGGCCGAGAAGGCTGCCAAGAAGCGTAAGTAA
- a CDS encoding aminotransferase class V-fold PLP-dependent enzyme: MIYLDNAATTYPKPFSVLETVYRANRKYAYNSGRGGYRESVQTAEKIFAVRDCLGRFFHCPEQNIVFTNNCTTAVNTALKGLLKPGDHVLISALEHNAVFRPIYKLAREGRITYDLVPYHPDPDRFLQNIRALEQPNTAMVAMLHASNVFGVVHPLGLVGDYCHRKGWLFVVDAAQSAGILPIDMQAMHISALCAPGHKSLFGTMGTGVLALADGISPDSLTEGGTGSHSFDPQMPPDLPDRLEAGTLNNPGILSLGAGVRFIEKTGRAEIHEYEMRLTRWLYEELAACPGIKLYTPPEHIGVPVLSFNVDDRTSEETAAYLAARQIAVRGGYHCAPCAHRFFGTDKRGTVRISPGVFTGMNECEYFLNSVKFRE, from the coding sequence ATGATTTATTTAGACAATGCGGCCACCACCTATCCCAAGCCGTTTTCCGTGCTGGAGACGGTGTACCGGGCCAATCGTAAGTATGCGTATAACAGTGGGCGTGGCGGCTATCGGGAGTCTGTGCAGACGGCAGAAAAGATTTTTGCTGTGCGGGACTGCCTGGGCCGCTTTTTTCATTGCCCGGAGCAGAATATTGTGTTTACCAACAATTGCACGACTGCAGTGAATACGGCACTGAAAGGACTGCTGAAGCCCGGGGATCATGTGCTGATCTCCGCCTTGGAGCATAATGCGGTGTTTCGACCCATCTACAAGCTGGCCCGGGAGGGGCGTATCACCTACGACCTGGTGCCGTATCACCCGGACCCGGACCGCTTTTTACAGAATATCCGGGCACTGGAGCAGCCCAATACGGCGATGGTGGCCATGCTCCATGCTTCCAATGTGTTTGGGGTGGTACACCCGCTGGGGCTTGTTGGCGACTACTGTCACCGCAAGGGCTGGCTCTTTGTGGTAGACGCCGCTCAAAGCGCAGGCATTTTGCCTATTGATATGCAGGCAATGCATATTTCCGCCCTGTGCGCCCCGGGGCATAAAAGTCTGTTCGGCACCATGGGCACCGGCGTGCTGGCGCTGGCTGACGGCATTTCACCGGACAGCCTGACCGAAGGGGGTACCGGCAGCCACTCCTTTGACCCGCAAATGCCGCCGGATCTGCCGGATCGGCTGGAGGCAGGAACGCTGAACAACCCGGGTATTCTCTCTCTGGGTGCCGGTGTGCGGTTTATTGAAAAGACCGGTCGGGCAGAAATACACGAGTACGAAATGCGCTTGACCCGATGGTTGTATGAGGAGTTGGCCGCCTGTCCGGGGATAAAGCTGTACACGCCCCCGGAGCATATTGGCGTGCCGGTGCTCAGCTTTAATGTGGACGACCGCACCTCGGAGGAGACAGCAGCTTATTTGGCTGCCCGGCAGATCGCTGTGCGTGGCGGGTATCACTGCGCCCCTTGCGCCCATCGGTTTTTTGGTACGGATAAGCGGGGCACTGTGCGGATCAGTCCCGGCGTGTTTACCGGGATGAACGAATGTGAATATTTCCTGAATTCTGTAAAATTCCGGGAATAA
- the cdaA gene encoding diadenylate cyclase CdaA gives MSAIGDFFNKILSVFSTFGISDALDILFVAVIIYGCIRIIRETRAMQLAKGILLLLVMYGIVNLLHMEASSFIFKSIFSNILLLAAILFSPELRNILEQVGKGATGKSLKTIIHPGVAIDVAEIGDCIEATCKACSDMSDQHVGALIVFENETMLGDIIASGTELHAKASRQLIENVFFPKSPLHDGALVIRDGRLYAAGCILPLTKKSVSSALGTRHRAGIGLTEQSDAVVVIVSEETGAISVAIGGVLNHDVSDGDLRDILKTEFLPSGSSSDDKIISRLVRRMKK, from the coding sequence ATGAGTGCCATCGGCGACTTCTTTAATAAGATACTCAGCGTGTTTTCCACCTTTGGCATTAGCGACGCACTGGATATTCTGTTTGTGGCCGTAATCATTTATGGCTGCATTCGCATTATTCGTGAAACGCGGGCAATGCAGTTGGCTAAGGGCATCTTGCTACTGCTGGTGATGTATGGCATTGTTAATTTGCTGCACATGGAGGCTTCCAGCTTTATCTTTAAGAGCATTTTTTCCAATATTTTGCTGCTGGCGGCTATTTTATTCAGTCCGGAGCTGCGGAATATTTTGGAGCAGGTGGGTAAAGGCGCCACCGGTAAGAGCCTAAAGACGATCATTCACCCGGGAGTTGCCATTGATGTGGCGGAGATCGGCGACTGTATTGAGGCCACTTGTAAGGCCTGCTCGGATATGAGCGACCAGCATGTGGGCGCCCTCATCGTGTTTGAGAACGAGACGATGCTGGGCGATATTATTGCCAGCGGCACGGAACTGCACGCCAAGGCCTCTCGCCAGTTGATTGAGAATGTGTTTTTCCCCAAATCACCGCTCCATGACGGCGCACTTGTGATTCGGGACGGGCGGCTGTACGCAGCCGGTTGTATTCTGCCTTTGACCAAAAAGAGCGTGTCCTCCGCCCTGGGCACCCGCCACCGTGCGGGTATCGGTTTGACGGAGCAGTCCGACGCTGTGGTGGTGATTGTCAGCGAGGAAACCGGTGCCATTTCCGTTGCTATAGGCGGTGTGCTGAACCACGATGTGTCTGACGGCGATCTGCGCGATATTTTGAAAACGGAATTTCTGCCCAGCGGTTCCTCCTCAGACGATAAAATTATCTCCCGTCTGGTAAGGAGGATGAAAAAATGA